The Elgaria multicarinata webbii isolate HBS135686 ecotype San Diego chromosome 11, rElgMul1.1.pri, whole genome shotgun sequence genome segment CAGTAATAGCCATTCTAGACGCTAAACAAACAAGAGGAAATAAAGATTAATCACCACCCAGGTAAAAGGGTGCTCAAGAGGGCTGCCAGAGATCAACCCTTTAGTTCTAAAAGATGCATAGAAGGAAAAACCATGCAGAGCAGCACCTCCCATCAATGTGCTGCTAGAAGGTacagcattttttttcatttctatttaATTAAGGTGTTCAATTGCAGTATTTCCTAGACAATTGTTTTTGTTTCCTTCTGGTAGAACTTACCAAGGCTTCCACTCCTACCCCTGTGCTTTCAGAAACACCTGAAATCTTTCCATCGCTAACCCCTTCAAAACAATTCCCCCCAGACCCCTTTCAGTACCACCAGATTCAACACCATCTCCCCCACGCAAGGTAAAGAACTGTGTTGCACTGGGTAAGAAACAGACACTGACAAAGCAAGAGAACTGAATTTaaataaattctttttttttgccTTTATTTTCAGGGGAATCCAGAGAAATTAAAAACCATGTGAAGAAATTAAAAACCAGAGCATTAaatcagagagagaaaggggggaggaaGTGAGACATCAGTCCCACCCAGGACAATTTGGGCTATAACAGCAAAGGAAGGGAGGTAGGCAGGTAGCATAGCTTCCCCTTTCAAGATGCCTGGGCTTCTCCAGTcttcaagggggtggggtgggcgccttgcctttcttccccatgtgccCCCCACATCTTAGCGGTGCTTCCCCTGGGTTTTTTTGGAGTTAACCCTTCCCATCCAAGGTATCCGTGTAGACCATCACTCTGCTAGGAGCTAGAGGGAAAAGAACAATGGAAAACAGAAGTTGATGCGCAACAAACAAGAGAGATGTGTCTAAGCCCCATTCTCCTGCTGTAGTAAACTGATTGTCAATGTTTAGTACAACCTGCTCCCACATAAGCAGTTATTTCACGACTTGGTTGAATTTTCTAAGGCAGCCCCACATTCAAAACCAGATAGTTGTGAACTCTGGCAGCTCGGCCCATCCTTGGGTACCACAGTCCTATGCAGTACATTTTTTTCTACTGTAGATAACCATCCTGTTGAGTTTCTCACACAACTGGTTTTATCTAgtgctagtcctacttagagcagacccactgaaatgaatgggtcttaagttagactaataaTTGGCTACAAGCTAATATCTACTCGCTTTAGATTCCCTTGTCTGCTACTGCACAGACTGAAAGCTTTGGGCTACCTGGTTTCTGGACTTAGAACAATGGTCAATGACTTGTTGTTAGACACTGATGTCTTGAAAGTTCTCCAGATTATGATCTGAAGTTTTAAACACAACTTGATACTTTCATACTCTGTCAGCCTAATCTAGCAATACGGGCTTCAAAATTATGGGACACATGTGCCTAAGCACAACTGGTGCATTGCATTGAAAAAAGCCCAAAGGAAGACGTTTTGCAATGTGGAATCAGTGtgtcaacttttaaaaacaattttcctTACAAAATGGTGGTAAAAATTTCAACATGCTGGCAATCAAATAGAATTGTTTTTTGGTGGTCGTAAGTGGGGCTGCAACTAACTATATGACAAGAAATTGGCAAATATATTGAGGAATATACATTTGCTGTGTAACCAGGAAAAGCCTGAATCAATAAGTTTTCATTTGCTTTGACAATTAGTCAGTTGCGGGATAATGTCTTGGCTGTTTTTGATAAAGAATAAACTGGATCACACATCCAGTTCACACAATTGTGCTATTCTCTGTCTCCAGTCAGTACTGAGCAGAACTGGGCGAGATATGTAAGCTCGATTGACCTAGGATTCTAAAGGGGGTTCCTTTCAGTCCTTACCTTGATTGTGTAGCTCCCATATATGACTCCATTCTGCATTAGaagaagagagggggaagagaaattagaAGCCTGCTACTAATGCATTCTGTTCCTAAATAAGCtccaactgcccagagagctttgttgattgggtggtatagaaatgcaataaatatatacagtttAAGCAGCTCACTCCTCTACAGGTTTCTAAATTTCAACATTAAGAGGTGGGATCCAGAATACATGCCTTTAGTCCCTGTGCACTGAAGGGAGAAACCCTCCAAACTTTGACTCAGTCCATCTAAAATTATATGTAGAGATCTGCACCAAGTTATCAAGGGTAGAGGTGAGGGTGGGGACTGTATGAAACCTGTCTCCCTCCAACTTTAGCCAAATCACAGGCCCTCTTAGCCTTCTAAAGACAATCACTATGGCTATAACAAAAGGTGTGCTTTGTCCCCTCCTCCCATAGTAATATGAACACTGGTCTGGGGAAAATGTAGAATTCGAAGATCAAACATGTTTTATCTAATGAGCAGTGAAAAAGTAGAGGAAAATAAATCCTAAATTCACAAGACTTGTCCTTTATATTTTCACAGGCTGCCAATACTATGCCAGAACCCACCCATTCCATGAATTACAACAGACATTCTCTGCACCCTGAGACATACGTGACTTGCCCATTCTCTCACCATCACCATACACATCTCTAATCTTCCAAATGAAAGATTTCTTCATCTtcaccgtctctctctctctctctcaaatatatTCAACAGCTTTTAAATCTCAACATATACAtaacttcccttcccctcccctccaatagCAGCACTGGGCTCCTTCCACAATCTTACCTTCCAAGTGATAATTTCTTGCAGCCTGCCAGTCGTCAGCTTCCATtttctcccagcatgctccagtgtCTGCATCTTCTACATCCTTATCTGGTGCCGTCCCACCACCCCCtccatgcccagctcctggctcatTGATAAAGGAGAGGCCCCACTCATTTTGAAAGATGGCTCCCAGGTGCTGCCGCCGACTGCTGTCAGATGGCGGGGGACTGCTCGGGGGTGGCGCCAAGACACAATTGGGGAGGCTATTAGTGGTGCGGACTGCTGAGGCAGGAACGtggcaggctttccctggttgaTCCAAGTTCTCTTTCAGCTTGCTAGCATAAGAGATCTTGGGGATGATCCGGGCGCTGCTGCTATCAACCGGGAAAGCAGGAAGGGGGCGGAAGAGTGACCATGTTTCCTTCCCAGAATCCTCAGTGGCTGCGTTGGTGGGATTAGATGTAATGGCAGGCTTCTCACTGGCTTTGACAGTGCTGTCTCGTTCTGATTCAGGAGATGATGATGGGGAGGGTGGGTCAGAATAGCCACGGCGTCGATGCTGCCATCGCCCATTAGAAATGCCCTCAGGAGCACAGTGGTGGCCGTTGGTGCTGGGGCCCCATTCCTTGCGATCTGAGGGGCTGCCCCGGTAGGTCTTCCGGTAGGCAGCATGGAAGGGCCGACCATGGTAGAAGTGATGAGGGTAGCGACGGGGGTGGTGAGCAACCGGAGGGTCCCGTTCAGAGAGTTGGAGATTGCGGATATTAAGGCTGTTAGAAGGGCTCAAGGGAACACTGGGCTCTTCAGCTATGTCGGAGGGTGCGGTATACCCATTTGACTCCCACGAACCTGAAGAGGAAGGACAGCAAGGGTAAGGAAAATGCCTGGATCGGTTATAGATTGTAGGATATAGAGTAAGTCTTCCACAAGGCATTACATAACAGGAAAGAAAATGCCTTCCTTGTTTCCTTCTGTCATCCTCCCACTATTAACACTGTCACTGTAAGCTCCTCAGGCCAGGGACCCACCCTTTATTTTGGCTTATGTTAATGCTATATAAAGCATCATTTTCACTGATGGTGCACTAACGAGAATCAATATGTCTAACCCCCGCAGAGTGCGAGTACTTAGATTTTTGGTATTAAGGCTCGGAAAATACCAGGACACCTAAACATTTGAATATTTACATGTTTTGTTTCTGTGAAATACAGACATTTTTCTTCAGCTTGGGATCAACAGGCCATAAATAAGCAGGGACTGGACCCCT includes the following:
- the LOC134406296 gene encoding uncharacterized protein LOC134406296 isoform X1, with translation MQKEELGMDENRNPEEELRLLGGKKEKCHNLSNRIRAGGGAELGYRPSQVSREGSWESNGYTAPSDIAEEPSVPLSPSNSLNIRNLQLSERDPPVAHHPRRYPHHFYHGRPFHAAYRKTYRGSPSDRKEWGPSTNGHHCAPEGISNGRWQHRRRGYSDPPSPSSSPESERDSTVKASEKPAITSNPTNAATEDSGKETWSLFRPLPAFPVDSSSARIIPKISYASKLKENLDQPGKACHVPASAVRTTNSLPNCVLAPPPSSPPPSDSSRRQHLGAIFQNEWGLSFINEPGAGHGGGGGTAPDKDVEDADTGACWEKMEADDWQAARNYHLEEWSHIWELHNQAPSRVMVYTDTLDGKG
- the LOC134406296 gene encoding uncharacterized protein LOC134406296 isoform X2; this translates as MQKEELGMDENRNPEEELRLLGGKKEKCHNLSNRIRAGSWESNGYTAPSDIAEEPSVPLSPSNSLNIRNLQLSERDPPVAHHPRRYPHHFYHGRPFHAAYRKTYRGSPSDRKEWGPSTNGHHCAPEGISNGRWQHRRRGYSDPPSPSSSPESERDSTVKASEKPAITSNPTNAATEDSGKETWSLFRPLPAFPVDSSSARIIPKISYASKLKENLDQPGKACHVPASAVRTTNSLPNCVLAPPPSSPPPSDSSRRQHLGAIFQNEWGLSFINEPGAGHGGGGGTAPDKDVEDADTGACWEKMEADDWQAARNYHLEEWSHIWELHNQAPSRVMVYTDTLDGKG